One Nocardia sp. NBC_01327 genomic window carries:
- a CDS encoding formyltransferase family protein, with protein sequence MTAVEVGGRYRLHTELDGDFTPARLAGSGAARRVPLVTAADAARQLAALGVRAADTDAALIAGIETHRLARPPVGEHLGAMSTAHAEALACVAARWMRYRPGQLADLRAVNTACKILGALALYQQARPDPLIGGYIATVADQLEETTGILALHLRNRLNPPAPPPIPPEAFEPLRARARARVAVLAPPSSRVAAELLAGLAACGLDAALIAWCPPPSPAAIPPDSHYASAWYPDPAPEGDRPPAPAERVRSWDEAAAALARCADLTVLAGMPIVPGRVLAATRLGAVNAHNGALPALRGMDAPGWAVLTGQPILCTVHVARSGVDTGEVLASEPVPLTHLPTLKARVRAAQVRLLIAVAVHVASSGQLPTLYPQQGLPVQYYRLHPHLKRHLDATIPLLRTRY encoded by the coding sequence GTGACCGCGGTGGAGGTCGGGGGCCGGTATCGGCTGCACACCGAGCTCGATGGCGACTTCACCCCGGCGCGGCTGGCCGGATCGGGTGCGGCCCGGCGGGTGCCGCTGGTCACCGCCGCTGATGCGGCCAGGCAGCTGGCCGCCTTGGGCGTGCGTGCGGCCGATACCGACGCGGCATTGATAGCGGGAATCGAAACCCATCGGTTGGCGCGGCCGCCGGTGGGTGAGCACCTCGGGGCGATGAGCACCGCCCATGCCGAGGCGCTGGCGTGCGTGGCCGCGCGGTGGATGCGTTATCGCCCCGGGCAACTCGCGGATCTGCGCGCGGTCAATACCGCCTGCAAGATCCTCGGTGCCCTGGCGCTGTACCAGCAGGCGCGACCCGACCCGCTGATCGGCGGGTATATCGCCACCGTCGCTGACCAGCTCGAGGAAACCACCGGCATTCTGGCCCTGCACTTGCGCAATCGCCTCAATCCGCCGGCCCCGCCGCCGATTCCGCCCGAGGCATTCGAGCCGCTGCGCGCACGCGCGCGGGCCCGGGTCGCGGTGCTGGCCCCGCCGAGCTCGCGCGTCGCGGCCGAGCTGCTGGCGGGCCTGGCCGCATGCGGGCTCGACGCGGCGTTGATCGCGTGGTGCCCGCCACCGTCCCCGGCCGCGATCCCGCCGGACTCGCATTACGCGAGTGCCTGGTATCCCGACCCCGCGCCCGAGGGCGACCGGCCCCCGGCCCCGGCCGAGCGCGTGCGCAGCTGGGATGAGGCGGCCGCGGCGCTCGCGCGGTGCGCGGATCTGACCGTTCTGGCCGGGATGCCGATCGTTCCCGGCCGGGTGCTCGCCGCGACTCGACTCGGCGCGGTCAATGCCCACAACGGTGCGTTACCCGCGCTGCGAGGCATGGACGCGCCGGGGTGGGCGGTGCTGACCGGTCAGCCGATCCTCTGCACAGTCCACGTCGCCCGCTCGGGCGTGGACACCGGCGAAGTCCTGGCCAGCGAACCGGTGCCGCTGACTCACCTGCCCACGCTGAAGGCCCGCGTCCGCGCCGCGCAGGTGCGGTTGCTGATCGCGGTCGCGGTCCACGTCGCGAGCTCGGGCCAGCTGCCCACCCTCTACCCGCAGCAGGGGTTGCCGGTGCAGTACTACCGGCTGCACCCGCACCTCAAACGCCATCTCGACGCCACCATTCCGCTGCTTCGCACGAGGTACTGA
- a CDS encoding aminotransferase class I/II-fold pyridoxal phosphate-dependent enzyme, with protein sequence MTTDISNNGRAVGGATARSLTASTRFGRFLALEGTNGSGKSTLATQVADLDYARATQVLAEGDPRRGLVWVSRKQPAVTDTDSGIVMARLAEVLWGTVDDPAALPDTFWAATQAAWFTAFSNAVLAPLLEAGFDVLVDGWIGRISTQLLAQGNHSPAELAALFAHVRRPDLTVLVDVDPQVTWARHAQVKPGDLGIHAGADITHARTAFTDYQQRTRSGLCLAAAEQGWPILHVGDGETAEQSAERLAALVAPLTSAASDGGTGLGRAPAAGIELDAAISLLTGLAGGEHYRWPHIDSAFDAAVTGQARRSLSDRDARGVIGEFERAFAGFLGAEYAVSFASGTAAIHAMSRAAGLRPGDEIIAPAYTFAATASPFAFEGVTVRFADADPRTGNVTAESIAAQITARTRAVIVTHLWGIPARMDEIAALAHDRGLWLFEDCSHAHFASWQGRRVGLWGDMAAFSCNQKAITTGEGGVLVTSQPELRDRALLFGHYGKRSTTEIDATKPYSRFAMTGMGLKERITTLGAAIGVQQLARATDIEHRRRATLDRFAHALADNPVLRPIQVDLAEGSHGLYVLGLNYSGEHANFSREEFVARCHRAGATEVDIPGSTGDISGHPLFARSDPFGEWVAPQTAVRHLMPGVSAFAGTFVKLPLWGYPGDGPVVDSYLRVVADVASKACR encoded by the coding sequence ATGACCACCGATATTTCGAACAACGGCCGTGCCGTCGGCGGAGCCACGGCACGGTCACTCACGGCCAGCACGCGTTTCGGCCGTTTCCTGGCCCTCGAGGGGACCAATGGCAGCGGCAAGTCCACCCTTGCCACGCAGGTTGCGGATCTGGACTACGCGCGCGCGACGCAGGTCCTGGCTGAGGGAGATCCGCGGCGGGGTCTGGTGTGGGTCTCACGCAAGCAACCGGCGGTGACCGACACCGACAGCGGCATCGTGATGGCGCGGCTGGCTGAGGTGTTGTGGGGCACGGTGGACGATCCGGCGGCGTTGCCCGATACCTTCTGGGCGGCAACGCAAGCGGCCTGGTTCACCGCGTTTTCCAATGCGGTCCTGGCGCCGCTGCTCGAGGCCGGATTCGATGTGCTCGTGGACGGCTGGATCGGGCGTATCAGCACCCAGCTGCTCGCCCAGGGCAATCACAGCCCCGCAGAGCTGGCGGCGCTGTTCGCTCATGTGCGCCGCCCGGATCTGACTGTTCTCGTGGATGTCGATCCGCAGGTGACCTGGGCGCGCCATGCCCAGGTGAAACCGGGTGATCTGGGAATCCACGCGGGAGCCGACATCACCCACGCCCGCACCGCGTTCACCGACTACCAGCAGCGCACCCGCTCCGGGCTGTGTCTGGCGGCCGCCGAGCAGGGTTGGCCGATCCTGCACGTGGGGGACGGTGAAACCGCCGAGCAATCTGCCGAGCGGCTGGCCGCACTCGTGGCCCCGCTGACTTCGGCCGCCTCGGACGGCGGGACGGGTCTGGGACGCGCGCCGGCGGCGGGGATCGAACTCGATGCCGCGATATCGCTGCTGACGGGATTGGCGGGCGGGGAGCATTACCGCTGGCCCCACATCGACAGCGCATTCGATGCCGCCGTGACCGGCCAGGCGCGACGGTCGCTGTCCGACCGCGACGCACGCGGAGTGATCGGCGAATTCGAGCGGGCGTTCGCGGGATTCCTCGGAGCCGAATACGCGGTGTCCTTCGCGTCGGGGACCGCGGCAATTCATGCGATGAGCCGCGCTGCGGGTCTGCGTCCTGGTGATGAAATCATCGCTCCCGCATACACGTTCGCGGCCACTGCCAGCCCGTTCGCGTTCGAGGGTGTCACCGTGCGGTTCGCCGACGCCGACCCGCGAACCGGCAACGTGACCGCCGAGAGCATCGCCGCGCAGATCACCGCCCGTACCCGCGCGGTGATCGTCACTCATCTGTGGGGCATCCCGGCCCGCATGGACGAAATCGCCGCGCTTGCCCACGATCGGGGCCTGTGGTTGTTCGAGGACTGCTCGCACGCGCACTTCGCGTCGTGGCAGGGCCGCCGCGTCGGCCTGTGGGGCGATATGGCGGCGTTCTCCTGCAACCAGAAAGCCATCACCACCGGCGAAGGCGGCGTGCTGGTCACCAGCCAGCCCGAATTGCGGGACAGGGCCTTGCTGTTCGGGCATTACGGCAAGCGCAGCACCACCGAAATCGACGCGACCAAGCCGTATTCGCGGTTCGCGATGACCGGAATGGGACTCAAAGAACGGATCACCACCCTCGGCGCGGCCATCGGCGTGCAGCAGCTCGCGCGCGCCACCGATATCGAACACCGGCGCCGCGCCACCCTCGACCGCTTCGCCCACGCCCTGGCCGACAATCCGGTCCTGCGACCGATACAAGTGGATCTCGCCGAGGGCAGCCACGGCCTGTATGTGCTGGGCCTGAACTACAGCGGCGAGCACGCGAACTTCTCGCGGGAGGAATTCGTGGCCCGCTGTCATCGTGCCGGGGCCACCGAGGTCGATATCCCCGGCTCCACCGGCGACATCAGCGGCCATCCGCTGTTCGCCCGCTCCGATCCCTTCGGCGAATGGGTGGCCCCGCAAACCGCTGTGCGGCATCTGATGCCGGGGGTGAGCGCGTTCGCCGGAACGTTCGTGAAACTGCCGCTGTGGGGATATCCGGGGGATGGCCCGGTCGTGGACAGTTACCTGCGGGTCGTGGCCGACGTGGCGAGCAAGGCGTGCCGGTGA
- a CDS encoding B12-binding domain-containing radical SAM protein, which yields MHRLERPDVLLAALYHPENFPLPRFPLAISDLARATRATLCGRVRLMDMQLGVTLDELLAAIAAGVDVLGISATFGQHDLLATVLDTVAGIEDRPVTIVGGSLVARTERLLLTDYPWLLVARGAGEPTIADTVTHWHDDIDQSQIRGIGYVGASFGEGTFTLGRQRHTASVANRALTDFLPELDLLAPTLAHGGVAQLEASRGCTNTCSFCPRGHKGSHTGRAPVDLDWMVGAISGIFDHFPDRSHTLYLVDEEFIGADDDAVPRALALAATVAGHGMAWESSCRIDQVVDPAQDRAWHIDRAAMWRQLIIDGCRRCLFGVESGVTSVLERFHKETTGEQNALAIRTLSALGVPPRYTYITLDPLMSCTELAETTAFQARTDLLLRPCPELSPAEIVDGVRDESFVAAHEAGRPFYSEISYLLVSMECLIGAAYTRAAKAAGLTGDANPMMGRLDSRYADWRIGVFSEHAQRWVDRNFALDYALKSIEKLIEGQARLVVRSARRVLKNAAFDLLTSMVGMLEVYPLERPELHAALDGELNVLRESLFAKLRDRLAGVVAHVCETLPVSDGAFLRDQHQRWSQRTGWDLINAADPCGT from the coding sequence CTGCACCGCCTCGAGCGTCCGGACGTGCTGCTGGCGGCGTTGTATCACCCCGAGAACTTCCCGCTTCCAAGATTCCCGCTGGCGATATCGGATCTGGCGCGCGCGACGCGGGCGACGTTGTGCGGTCGGGTCCGGTTGATGGACATGCAGCTGGGCGTCACTCTCGATGAGCTGTTGGCCGCCATCGCCGCCGGGGTCGATGTGCTGGGGATATCGGCGACGTTCGGTCAGCACGATCTGCTGGCCACCGTGCTCGACACCGTGGCCGGCATCGAGGACAGGCCGGTCACGATCGTGGGCGGCAGCCTGGTGGCGCGCACGGAACGGCTGCTGCTGACCGATTACCCGTGGCTGTTGGTCGCACGTGGGGCGGGAGAACCCACCATCGCCGATACCGTCACACACTGGCACGACGACATCGACCAGTCTCAGATCCGTGGAATCGGTTACGTCGGAGCAAGTTTCGGCGAGGGAACCTTCACCCTCGGCCGACAGCGGCACACCGCGAGCGTGGCCAACCGCGCGCTGACCGATTTCCTACCCGAACTCGATCTTCTGGCCCCGACCCTGGCCCATGGGGGTGTGGCCCAGCTCGAGGCGTCGCGAGGGTGCACGAACACGTGCAGCTTCTGCCCACGCGGGCACAAGGGCTCCCATACCGGTCGCGCGCCGGTGGATCTGGATTGGATGGTGGGCGCGATATCGGGGATCTTCGACCACTTCCCGGACCGCTCGCACACGCTGTACCTGGTGGATGAGGAGTTCATCGGCGCCGACGACGACGCAGTGCCTCGCGCGTTGGCGCTGGCGGCGACCGTGGCCGGGCATGGGATGGCGTGGGAGAGTTCGTGCCGGATTGATCAGGTCGTGGACCCCGCGCAGGATCGGGCCTGGCACATCGACCGCGCGGCGATGTGGCGGCAGCTGATCATCGACGGGTGCCGACGCTGCCTGTTCGGTGTCGAGTCCGGCGTGACCTCCGTGCTCGAGCGGTTCCACAAGGAGACCACCGGCGAACAGAACGCACTCGCGATCCGAACCCTGTCCGCACTCGGCGTTCCGCCCCGGTACACCTACATCACCCTCGATCCGCTGATGAGCTGCACGGAGCTGGCCGAGACGACCGCGTTTCAGGCCCGCACGGACCTGTTGCTGCGGCCGTGCCCGGAGCTGAGTCCGGCCGAGATTGTCGATGGGGTGCGTGATGAGTCGTTCGTCGCCGCCCATGAGGCGGGCCGTCCGTTCTACTCCGAGATTTCCTATCTGCTGGTGAGTATGGAATGCCTGATCGGTGCCGCGTACACGCGGGCGGCGAAGGCGGCCGGGTTGACCGGGGACGCGAATCCGATGATGGGACGGCTCGATTCCCGGTACGCGGACTGGCGAATCGGGGTGTTCTCCGAGCACGCCCAGCGGTGGGTAGACCGGAATTTCGCGTTGGACTACGCGCTCAAGTCGATCGAGAAGCTGATCGAGGGGCAAGCGCGCCTGGTGGTGCGCTCTGCGCGGCGCGTGCTCAAGAACGCGGCGTTCGATCTGCTGACCTCGATGGTGGGGATGCTCGAGGTCTACCCGCTGGAGCGGCCGGAGCTGCACGCCGCGTTGGACGGTGAGCTGAATGTGTTGCGCGAGAGCCTGTTTGCGAAGTTGCGTGATCGGCTCGCGGGCGTCGTGGCGCACGTGTGTGAGACCTTGCCGGTTTCTGACGGTGCGTTCCTGCGTGATCAGCATCAGCGGTGGTCGCAGCGCACCGGATGGGATCTGATCAACGCCGCCGATCCGTGCGGGACCTGA
- a CDS encoding SAM-dependent methyltransferase codes for MSGPDYGIEQPNGARVYNALIGGKDNYEADRRVQFMLVELCPSLPRTLWRARDFVESTARRLVVTGVRQFVDLGAGFPRDGDALAQLRVLAPDSTLVSLDNDVLVNAHGRALLPPRTVVVDADYTNGVELTKALDCELDLTKPVAVILASVLDHLARPTDLLETLGAILVPDSYLVITHLGSDLLSDPTAVAAVFEGAGMPLFPRDRVELRALLDGFDVQKVDVVPADSLVPNAEPLAVATTATISSYGAVARILGPVESSQREKESRI; via the coding sequence GTGAGCGGGCCGGACTACGGCATTGAGCAGCCGAATGGTGCACGGGTATACAACGCGCTGATCGGCGGCAAAGACAACTACGAAGCAGATCGCCGCGTGCAGTTCATGTTGGTCGAACTTTGCCCATCGCTGCCGCGAACTCTGTGGCGGGCAAGGGATTTCGTGGAATCTACAGCCCGGCGGCTAGTGGTGACAGGTGTCCGTCAGTTCGTCGATTTGGGGGCGGGGTTTCCCCGTGACGGTGACGCGCTCGCCCAATTGAGAGTGCTCGCGCCGGACTCCACACTGGTCTCCCTCGATAACGACGTGCTGGTGAACGCGCACGGGCGGGCGCTGCTGCCGCCCCGAACGGTCGTGGTCGACGCCGATTACACCAATGGGGTCGAGCTGACCAAAGCATTGGACTGCGAGCTGGACCTTACGAAGCCGGTCGCGGTGATCCTGGCCTCGGTGCTCGACCACCTCGCTCGGCCCACCGATCTCCTTGAGACGCTGGGCGCGATTCTCGTGCCGGACTCGTATCTGGTGATTACCCACCTCGGTTCGGATCTGCTCTCGGATCCCACAGCGGTCGCGGCGGTGTTCGAAGGTGCGGGAATGCCGCTGTTCCCGCGTGATCGCGTCGAGTTGCGTGCGTTACTCGACGGATTCGACGTGCAGAAGGTGGACGTCGTTCCAGCCGATTCGCTGGTGCCCAATGCCGAGCCTCTGGCAGTCGCAACCACCGCCACGATCTCCAGTTATGGCGCCGTGGCCCGGATCCTCGGGCCGGTCGAATCCAGCCAGCGAGAGAAGGAGAGCCGGATATGA
- a CDS encoding helix-turn-helix domain-containing protein, with the protein MDDYEPEPGRRIGDNIRELRGKALTRQELADKSGVSFELLKQLEQHKRNSTSLATLRKLAGALDCDVSDIMGKRSGLPNAKATDESTGVIAIRRALTSVGQLTGTADEHPPVSLGEARRAVTYAWGSYWAGRYEKLAAILPASIADLRSTQQAAQGSPDLAPASEMNARILWAAACTLVHLGHTDTAWMAIQDAHKSAQQGNDPLLEATLRGSIGWQLLVQGRHEESTALVLNAAKDIQPVGNVPDAHLSVYGSLLLQAATASGRDQKISLALDLAEEAQSVATRLPGDTKDYECNFGPSQVVMQVTDIHVSSENYADALAAAKLMPLGGTGLTQVSQARHLLDRAAALTRMGRYDDAFKLVATAEKVGGDQWARHQSLFRSVVAELLDNDRTSGLRELASRVGVRG; encoded by the coding sequence ATGGACGACTACGAACCTGAGCCGGGCCGCCGTATCGGCGACAACATCCGAGAACTGCGCGGCAAGGCCCTCACTCGCCAAGAATTGGCTGACAAATCCGGTGTGAGCTTCGAACTGCTCAAGCAGCTCGAGCAGCACAAACGAAACTCGACCTCACTGGCCACTCTGCGCAAGCTCGCGGGCGCGCTCGACTGCGACGTGAGCGACATCATGGGCAAACGCAGCGGCCTACCCAACGCCAAGGCCACCGACGAGAGCACCGGCGTAATCGCGATCCGCCGCGCTCTCACTTCAGTGGGCCAACTGACCGGCACCGCAGACGAACACCCACCGGTCTCACTCGGGGAAGCGCGCCGGGCCGTCACCTATGCGTGGGGTTCCTACTGGGCTGGCCGCTACGAGAAACTGGCCGCGATCCTTCCGGCCAGCATCGCCGATCTGCGGTCCACCCAGCAGGCCGCGCAGGGAAGCCCCGATCTGGCGCCGGCTTCGGAGATGAACGCCCGCATCCTGTGGGCCGCCGCCTGCACCCTCGTGCACCTGGGTCACACCGATACCGCTTGGATGGCAATCCAAGACGCGCACAAGTCCGCGCAGCAAGGAAACGATCCGCTGCTGGAAGCGACATTGCGCGGGTCGATCGGTTGGCAACTGCTCGTGCAGGGCCGCCACGAAGAATCCACCGCCCTGGTCCTCAACGCTGCCAAGGACATTCAGCCCGTCGGCAACGTTCCCGACGCGCACCTGTCGGTGTACGGGTCGCTGCTGTTGCAGGCTGCTACAGCCTCCGGCCGTGACCAAAAAATCTCGCTTGCATTGGATCTCGCGGAGGAAGCCCAGTCGGTTGCTACGCGCCTGCCGGGCGATACCAAGGACTACGAATGCAACTTCGGTCCATCGCAGGTCGTCATGCAAGTGACCGATATTCACGTGTCCTCCGAGAATTACGCCGACGCGCTGGCAGCAGCCAAACTGATGCCCCTGGGCGGCACCGGGCTCACACAGGTGTCGCAGGCTCGGCATCTGCTCGATCGGGCCGCCGCACTCACCCGAATGGGTCGCTACGACGACGCATTCAAGCTGGTCGCGACCGCTGAAAAGGTAGGTGGTGACCAGTGGGCGCGGCACCAGAGTTTGTTTCGGTCAGTCGTTGCTGAACTACTCGACAACGACCGGACGAGCGGGCTCCGCGAGCTTGCGAGTCGCGTCGGCGTCCGTGGCTAG
- a CDS encoding tyrosine-type recombinase/integrase: MTDLAEPEIDTAYRPLPVHIEDFLNDLHNANKPANTIRAYRGDLAAFADHYDGNLKTMDVEPIRAFMTAISGQSPATRKRKRAAVSAFCRWAEIDDRLEVNPMGKVGTVTVPKRLPRPAPAKDITRVLDGICARRPRKDLSLAVLQDRVLFETAYVCGARADEVFGSPVPGRTSWDESKPQQPCLAAAASLANLVTGIYRCASHVQQHVIAFR; this comes from the coding sequence ATGACCGACCTCGCCGAGCCCGAGATCGACACCGCCTACCGCCCGCTGCCGGTGCACATCGAGGACTTCCTCAACGATCTGCACAATGCGAACAAGCCCGCCAACACCATTCGCGCCTACCGGGGCGACCTGGCTGCGTTCGCCGATCATTACGACGGCAACCTGAAAACGATGGACGTGGAACCGATCCGGGCGTTCATGACCGCGATCTCCGGACAGTCCCCGGCCACCCGCAAACGCAAACGCGCGGCGGTGTCCGCGTTCTGCCGGTGGGCCGAGATCGACGACCGGCTCGAGGTCAACCCGATGGGCAAGGTCGGTACCGTCACCGTGCCCAAGCGGCTCCCGCGCCCCGCGCCGGCCAAGGACATCACCCGCGTGCTCGATGGCATCTGCGCCCGGCGCCCGCGCAAGGATCTATCCCTTGCCGTGTTGCAGGATCGGGTGTTGTTCGAAACGGCGTACGTGTGCGGCGCGAGGGCGGACGAGGTGTTCGGAAGCCCCGTCCCAGGTCGCACGTCCTGGGACGAGTCAAAGCCGCAGCAACCGTGTTTAGCCGCTGCGGCTTCGCTGGCGAACCTTGTTACGGGTATCTACAGGTGCGCAAGTCACGTGCAGCAGCACGTTATTGCATTTCGGTGA
- a CDS encoding tetratricopeptide repeat protein → MVGKISESENSESGSARVVFAARLQALFEAAGNPTLARVRRAAAERRSSVQAKNHTAVEIPAQRISEWRRGDRLPKTFDSVEFVILALRDLALATSDSVPSELTHMPTWQKLWEHAHADKDTPRPTRGRDENQARPVLTSTLHRDITHFVGRDAELQRILASTKRGRVVSIHAINGMPGIGKTALAIRAAHRLGKEFPHGRFVAELHAHTLGQPPATPFDVLARLLADLGIDPRYVPPSLEGRRDLWLDRVNGKRILLILDDAADIAQVEPLLPAGEGCLTLITSRRRLDLDGAVPLPLDVLDPDSAAQLFIDLAHRDSADDRAAVEEIVALCGYLPLAIVILAGRLAHRPAWTISGLAAEFTAATDRLAELGTEQRAVRAAFELSYRDLPPERARFFRNLGLHPGLDTDAHAAAALTGIAVDTARAELDALYTDNLIDETTPGRFRLHDLLRSYARTLADNDTDSNGNERALDQLLDYYQASAASADRLLGPRTRPVADCLAAVSPRVEVQEFSDQACALTWMRAERANLLACLDHVTDRQPSRLVELSGSLAGLLERDGPWPLAVDIYHRAALAAGSLADRLGQANALISLGYMRRFNGDRFEATDAHQQALALYEELGNRLGEANALHHLGVMRRDRGEFGPGTDLLQQSLIIYREIGNRLGEASVLHTIGATQVVSGELGAATDTLQQSLVICREIGSRTGEANTLAALGVLRQKTGEYGAATDVLQQSLIIYHEVGNPVGEANALTRLGGVYRLIGELESATDVLQQSLIIYRELGSHNGEADGLFNLGIVHQLCGEYESATDALQQSLIMYRKLGSRDGEGNALIGLGVVRHLCGDYELATDLLQQSLNVCRELGNRLGEADALNYLGVMRQQCGEYELATDLLQQSLIIYHEVGSLAGEADALNGVALVLLSSGEPTEALAVFTEALAMARTVGSQENQARALDGTGRCHAALGDIPAAVSDLRAAVEIYRHMGSPEADTTAAYLAELESRSLQD, encoded by the coding sequence ATGGTGGGGAAGATTTCAGAATCCGAGAACAGCGAATCAGGCTCCGCGCGAGTAGTTTTCGCCGCCAGACTCCAGGCGCTGTTCGAGGCCGCAGGCAACCCGACCCTGGCCAGGGTTCGCCGCGCGGCCGCCGAACGCAGGTCCTCAGTCCAGGCCAAGAACCACACAGCAGTCGAGATCCCCGCGCAGCGCATCAGTGAATGGCGCCGCGGTGACCGTCTGCCCAAAACCTTCGACAGCGTCGAGTTCGTGATCCTGGCACTGCGGGACCTGGCACTGGCCACATCGGACTCAGTCCCCTCTGAACTGACCCACATGCCGACCTGGCAGAAACTCTGGGAACACGCCCACGCCGACAAGGACACACCCCGACCCACACGAGGACGCGACGAAAACCAAGCACGGCCCGTCCTCACCTCGACCCTGCACCGCGACATCACCCATTTCGTCGGCCGCGACGCCGAGCTACAACGGATCCTCGCGTCGACGAAGCGCGGGCGGGTGGTCTCGATCCACGCCATCAACGGCATGCCCGGAATCGGCAAAACCGCCCTGGCCATCCGGGCAGCGCACCGCCTGGGCAAGGAGTTCCCTCACGGCCGCTTCGTCGCCGAACTCCACGCCCACACCCTCGGACAACCGCCCGCGACACCGTTCGATGTCCTGGCAAGATTGCTCGCCGACCTCGGCATCGACCCCCGTTATGTCCCCCCGAGCCTCGAGGGGCGACGGGATCTGTGGCTGGACCGCGTGAACGGCAAACGGATACTGCTGATCCTCGACGACGCCGCCGACATCGCCCAGGTCGAACCCCTGTTGCCCGCAGGAGAGGGCTGCCTCACCCTGATCACCAGCCGCCGACGCCTGGACCTCGACGGTGCCGTGCCACTTCCTCTCGATGTGCTCGACCCCGACAGCGCAGCGCAGCTGTTCATCGATCTTGCCCATCGAGACTCCGCCGATGACCGTGCCGCGGTCGAGGAGATCGTGGCTCTGTGCGGGTATCTGCCGTTGGCGATCGTGATCCTCGCCGGGCGATTGGCACACCGCCCTGCCTGGACCATCAGCGGACTCGCGGCCGAATTCACCGCGGCCACTGATCGTTTGGCCGAACTCGGGACCGAACAGCGCGCGGTGCGCGCCGCATTCGAATTGTCCTACCGCGACCTTCCCCCTGAGCGCGCACGGTTCTTTCGAAACCTAGGCCTGCACCCCGGCCTGGACACCGACGCACATGCGGCGGCCGCACTGACCGGTATTGCCGTGGACACGGCGCGTGCCGAGTTGGACGCCCTGTACACCGACAACCTCATCGACGAAACGACCCCCGGCCGCTTCCGGCTGCACGATCTGCTGCGCAGTTACGCTCGTACACTCGCCGACAACGACACAGACAGCAACGGCAACGAACGAGCCCTGGATCAACTGCTGGACTACTACCAGGCGTCCGCCGCCTCAGCGGACCGACTCCTGGGCCCGCGAACCCGACCCGTTGCCGACTGCCTGGCCGCTGTTTCCCCGCGTGTCGAGGTTCAGGAGTTCAGTGACCAGGCGTGCGCATTGACGTGGATGCGCGCCGAGCGTGCCAACTTATTGGCCTGCCTGGACCACGTCACCGACCGCCAGCCCTCACGCTTGGTAGAGCTATCAGGTTCGCTTGCGGGTTTGCTGGAGCGAGATGGGCCGTGGCCGCTGGCAGTCGACATATACCACCGAGCTGCCTTGGCCGCTGGCAGTCTTGCCGATCGACTCGGTCAGGCCAACGCCCTTATCTCACTTGGCTATATGCGGCGCTTCAATGGCGACCGGTTCGAAGCCACCGATGCGCACCAACAAGCGCTGGCCCTGTACGAAGAGCTCGGCAACCGCCTCGGAGAGGCCAATGCTCTCCACCATCTCGGCGTCATGCGCAGGGACAGAGGAGAGTTCGGGCCTGGCACCGACTTGTTGCAGCAATCGCTGATCATCTATCGCGAAATCGGTAACCGCCTCGGAGAGGCCAGCGTCCTCCACACCATCGGCGCGACGCAGGTAGTCAGTGGGGAGCTCGGGGCTGCCACCGACACGTTGCAGCAGTCCCTGGTCATCTGCCGCGAAATCGGCAGCCGTACAGGAGAAGCCAACACGCTCGCCGCGCTCGGCGTTTTGCGCCAGAAAACCGGGGAGTATGGGGCTGCCACCGACGTGTTGCAGCAATCGCTGATCATTTACCACGAGGTTGGCAACCCCGTCGGAGAAGCCAACGCTCTTACCCGTCTGGGCGGCGTATACCGGCTCATCGGGGAGCTCGAGTCTGCCACCGACGTGTTGCAGCAATCGCTGATCATCTACCGCGAGCTCGGCAGCCACAACGGAGAAGCCGACGGACTTTTCAACCTCGGTATAGTCCACCAGCTATGCGGGGAGTACGAGTCTGCCACCGACGCGCTGCAGCAGTCCCTGATCATGTACCGCAAGCTCGGCAGCCGCGACGGAGAAGGGAACGCCCTCATCGGCCTCGGTGTTGTGCGCCACCTATGTGGGGACTACGAACTTGCCACCGACTTGTTGCAGCAGTCCCTGAACGTCTGCCGCGAACTCGGTAACCGTCTCGGAGAAGCCGACGCTCTCAACTACCTCGGTGTTATGCGCCAGCAATGTGGGGAGTACGAGCTTGCCACCGACTTGTTGCAGCAGTCCCTGATCATCTATCACGAGGTCGGCAGCCTTGCCGGAGAAGCCGACGCGTTGAACGGGGTCGCGTTGGTGTTGCTGAGCAGCGGTGAACCGACAGAGGCGTTGGCAGTTTTCACCGAGGCTCTCGCGATGGCCCGCACGGTCGGCAGCCAGGAAAACCAGGCCCGAGCCTTGGACGGCACCGGCCGTTGCCACGCCGCTCTCGGCGACATCCCGGCAGCGGTGAGCGATTTACGGGCCGCGGTCGAGATCTACCGACACATGGGCTCACCCGAAGCCGACACCACCGCTGCGTATCTCGCCGAACTGGAGTCTCGTTCTCTGCAGGACTGA